The following coding sequences are from one Nicotiana tomentosiformis chromosome 3, ASM39032v3, whole genome shotgun sequence window:
- the LOC138906939 gene encoding uncharacterized protein — translation MNDEDMLEKTLFTFHASNMVLRQQYREKGFKKYSELISYFLVAEQHSTLLMKNHEARLTGSTPFLEANMVAIDQKSERRQNNYRGRLNIRGCGKRRNNNRHGGDRYKQENIKGSQNNPSKGKASIKGKQNKVETLTFQNNIEAGLLNNHDKAEANLAYKDDVFEGLADITHLEIVDFFEHHN, via the exons ATGAATGATGAGGACATGTTGGAAAAGACTcttttcacttttcatgcctcaaatATGGTGTTACGACAACAATACCGTGAAAAGGGCTTTAAGAAATATTCTGagttaatttcatattttttggtTGCTGAACAACATAGTACccttttaatgaaaaatcatgaagctCGCCTCACTGGATCAACTCCATTTCTAGAAGCGAATATGGTAGCGATAGATCaaaagtctgaaagaagacaaaataatTATCGTGGCCGTCTAAATATACGTGGGTGTGGCAAGAGGCGAAATAATAATCGTCATGGTGGAGATCGTTATAAACAAGAGAACATtaagggttctcaaaataatccttcaaaagGCAAAG CCTCCATAAAAGGGAAACAAAATAAGGTTGAGACTCTGACCTTTCAAAATAATATTGAGGCAGGCCTTTTGAATAATCATGATAAAGCTGAAGCAAACCTTGCCTATAAAGATGATGTTTTCGAAGGCCTTGCAGATATTACTCATTTAGAAATTGTAGATTTCTTTGAGCATCATAACTGA